A part of Balneola sp. genomic DNA contains:
- a CDS encoding T9SS C-terminal target domain-containing protein, which produces MMSKKTLSLSVLILSLFSQSLIAQQILIDEDFTDWGNISALYQDETNDNEGIDFASIKMANDDQFLYMYMEVGDEINLQDLNSITLYLDTDNDPETGVSNFGIGYEFEFSFGNRGGTFHGDQNTSFGPYDVGLISAPTITSTIFEFKMDLDAQLNGQLVFPSQSIGVVLKSDGDSGDSVPENGETLTYTFSQHIFAAPSFRIRKEDNSDIRVLSYNVLRDNLFDPEVQDEFRRIFQAIRPDIIGLSEVYENSGEQAAALIETFLPSQEGEQWYSGDTGNDNLMVSRYPVIDQSSIDANAAFLLDLGDREMFTIVAHPPCCANNDSRQNEFDAMMAFLRDSKDGQEFDIEEITPIIIMGDMNLVGFARQQTTLLTGDIDDEQTYGSDFNPDWDDSALEDSKPSNPGYPTSFTWYSPNSSFGAGRLDYIVYSGSAMELANSFSLFTPSLHADTLAAYGLQSDDTIIASDHIPVVADFRLPIINSNEGGSESPQKIELDQNYPNPFNPSTSISFSLSKPTLATLTVHSISGRKVATLFEDKMHASGNFSLNFDAGNLATGVYIYRFTTDTEIITKKMMLVK; this is translated from the coding sequence ATGATGTCAAAAAAAACTCTTTCTCTTTCCGTTCTTATACTTTCCCTTTTTTCCCAGTCATTAATAGCACAGCAGATTCTCATTGATGAAGACTTTACAGACTGGGGTAATATTAGTGCTTTATATCAGGACGAGACCAACGATAATGAAGGTATAGACTTCGCATCGATAAAAATGGCCAATGATGACCAATTTCTATACATGTACATGGAAGTAGGTGATGAGATCAACCTTCAGGACCTTAATAGTATTACCCTCTATTTGGATACGGATAACGATCCCGAAACAGGTGTTTCTAATTTTGGCATTGGTTATGAATTTGAATTTTCTTTTGGGAACAGAGGTGGCACTTTTCACGGAGATCAAAACACTTCTTTTGGGCCTTATGATGTTGGATTAATCTCTGCACCCACTATTACTTCAACCATTTTTGAATTTAAGATGGATCTGGATGCTCAGCTTAATGGGCAGCTTGTTTTTCCTTCCCAGTCGATTGGCGTTGTACTTAAGTCAGATGGTGACTCCGGAGATAGTGTCCCTGAAAACGGCGAAACTCTTACATATACCTTTAGTCAACATATTTTTGCTGCGCCCTCCTTTCGAATACGCAAAGAAGATAACTCCGATATACGAGTTCTTTCTTACAATGTGCTTCGGGATAATCTCTTTGATCCTGAGGTTCAGGATGAATTTAGAAGAATTTTCCAGGCCATCCGTCCAGACATAATCGGCCTTTCTGAAGTCTATGAAAATAGCGGCGAGCAGGCAGCAGCTTTGATTGAAACTTTTCTTCCTTCCCAGGAAGGTGAGCAGTGGTATTCCGGAGATACAGGTAATGATAACCTTATGGTTAGTCGATACCCGGTAATAGACCAAAGCTCTATAGATGCAAACGCGGCCTTTTTACTTGATCTTGGAGATCGGGAAATGTTCACTATTGTTGCTCATCCTCCTTGTTGTGCAAACAATGATAGCCGTCAAAACGAATTTGATGCTATGATGGCTTTTTTACGCGATTCGAAAGACGGTCAGGAATTCGATATCGAGGAAATTACTCCAATTATAATTATGGGGGATATGAATCTCGTTGGATTTGCACGCCAACAAACTACTTTGCTGACTGGTGATATTGATGATGAGCAAACTTATGGAAGTGACTTCAACCCGGACTGGGATGACTCTGCTCTGGAAGATTCAAAACCCTCAAATCCCGGCTACCCTACATCATTTACATGGTATAGCCCCAATAGTTCCTTCGGTGCTGGACGGCTGGATTATATAGTGTATTCTGGTTCTGCAATGGAACTTGCCAATAGCTTCTCGTTATTTACTCCTTCTTTACACGCTGATACTCTTGCGGCTTATGGTCTTCAAAGTGATGACACAATTATTGCCTCCGATCACATTCCGGTTGTTGCTGATTTCCGCTTACCAATAATTAACTCAAATGAGGGTGGTTCCGAATCCCCTCAAAAGATTGAGCTGGACCAAAACTATCCCAATCCATTTAATCCTTCTACATCCATTAGCTTTTCTTTGTCAAAACCCACATTGGCTACCTTAACCGTTCACTCTATCTCCGGAAGAAAGGTGGCTACGCTTTTTGAGGATAAAATGCATGCTTCAGGGAATTTTTCCCTCAACTTTGATGCTGGAAACCTGGCTACCGGAGTGTATATTTACAGGTTCACGACCGATACAGAAATCATCACCAAAAAAATGATGTTAGTAAAATAG
- a CDS encoding peptide chain release factor 3, with protein MAEAAAAESNIINEAKKRRTFAIISHPDAGKTTLTEKLLLYGGAIHEAGSVRARKASHHAASDWMAIEKERGISVTSSVMRFEKDGIKYNLLDTPGHKDFSEDTLRTLVAADSGLMVIDVAKGVEEQTEKLFEVCKLREVPVITFVNKCDRPGMDPLEVLSNVESKLGIEALPASWPLGYGQKFQGIYDVLEGKVYVYEKSEHGAKKAITEILEVEEALEQSNLSEAEKDAFREELMLIEDMYPNMDKDLYNSGKVTPVFFGSALNNFGLDVFLKYFHQLAPPPQGYEHSEGSDRDLNEPFSGFIFKMQANMNPGHRDCAAFIRVASGQFKRGQQVVISHTGKKIKMATPHTLMGDERQLLEEAFPGDIVSIFNPGDFRIGSTIFEKNPVRFDVIPLFTPEHFQKVATKDPFKRKQLREGLKQLSEEGVVHVFEVPKGVGNELLLGTVGVLQFEVVHHRMKEEYGVELVITPVSYYTARWLPNDNDEVIAKLEASYSTHVTKDLEENPIVLFDSMYALNQAEEKVGAENLFKFKQG; from the coding sequence ATGGCAGAAGCGGCTGCAGCCGAATCCAATATTATAAACGAGGCAAAGAAACGTCGAACCTTTGCAATCATATCTCACCCCGATGCAGGTAAAACGACGTTAACCGAAAAGCTATTGCTTTATGGTGGAGCAATTCATGAGGCGGGCTCGGTACGTGCCCGAAAAGCATCTCATCATGCTGCCTCCGACTGGATGGCTATCGAGAAGGAGCGGGGAATCTCTGTTACTTCCTCGGTAATGCGATTCGAAAAGGATGGCATTAAGTACAACCTGCTGGATACTCCCGGCCACAAAGATTTCTCCGAGGATACGCTAAGAACCCTGGTTGCAGCAGATTCAGGCTTGATGGTAATCGACGTGGCCAAAGGAGTTGAGGAACAAACAGAAAAACTATTTGAAGTTTGTAAGCTTAGAGAGGTACCGGTAATCACATTCGTGAATAAGTGTGACCGCCCAGGAATGGATCCTTTAGAGGTGCTAAGCAATGTTGAGTCAAAATTAGGAATAGAGGCATTACCGGCAAGCTGGCCGTTGGGGTACGGGCAAAAATTTCAGGGTATTTATGATGTGCTTGAAGGAAAAGTGTATGTATATGAGAAAAGTGAGCACGGAGCAAAAAAAGCCATCACTGAAATCCTGGAAGTAGAAGAAGCTCTGGAGCAATCAAATCTTTCTGAAGCGGAAAAGGATGCCTTCCGAGAAGAGTTGATGTTGATTGAGGATATGTATCCAAATATGGACAAGGATTTATATAACTCAGGAAAAGTAACTCCCGTTTTCTTTGGATCAGCGCTAAACAATTTTGGACTGGACGTTTTTTTAAAATACTTCCATCAGCTGGCACCTCCCCCCCAGGGCTATGAGCATTCTGAGGGTTCCGATCGTGATTTAAATGAGCCATTTTCTGGTTTTATTTTCAAGATGCAGGCAAATATGAATCCCGGCCATAGGGATTGCGCCGCATTTATACGAGTGGCATCAGGTCAGTTTAAACGAGGTCAGCAAGTTGTAATTTCCCACACAGGAAAGAAAATAAAAATGGCAACGCCTCATACACTCATGGGTGATGAAAGGCAGTTGTTGGAAGAAGCCTTTCCGGGAGATATCGTTTCTATTTTCAATCCGGGTGATTTCAGAATTGGAAGTACTATTTTCGAAAAGAACCCTGTTCGATTTGATGTAATCCCGCTATTTACGCCAGAGCACTTTCAGAAAGTAGCTACAAAAGACCCGTTCAAAAGAAAGCAATTAAGAGAAGGTTTAAAGCAGTTATCAGAAGAAGGGGTAGTGCACGTCTTTGAAGTACCTAAAGGAGTAGGGAATGAGTTACTTCTCGGAACGGTAGGGGTTCTTCAGTTCGAAGTTGTGCATCACCGGATGAAGGAAGAATATGGGGTGGAGCTAGTTATTACCCCGGTCTCTTATTATACAGCAAGATGGCTTCCAAATGATAACGATGAGGTAATCGCTAAACTGGAAGCCAGCTACTCAACTCATGTGACTAAAGACCTCGAAGAAAATCCAATCGTGTTGTTTGACTCGATGTATGCCCTGAACCAGGCAGAGGAGAAAGTGGGAGCAGAGAACTTATTTAAGTTTAAGCAGGGGTAG
- a CDS encoding bifunctional chorismate mutase/prephenate dehydrogenase, with product MPHRHKELQGSRQRIDEIDEQILDLLAERAKIVQEVIKTKVENQLPVFVPEREIEKSKSFKAKATERGIDPDWAEDFLRLIMSSSRASQSQEKFPMATEEPKHILYIGGEGGMGKLYKRISEQTGHKAYSIDKGNWHELEELSESLDLVVVTVPINVTEQVIKRLEGRLSKNTILADFTSNKVKPIHAMTEYHDGPVVGLHPMHGPDVENLSKQLMVVCPVRESEKAEWFVDQCRLWGMRIISAEPQNHDHVMHLVQGLRHFVALLHGSFMEHYDLKPIDMLDYSSPIYRAELMMTGRIFAQSAELYADIVFSNEERRELLLNFFEHHKKLAELVKNNDRNGFIKEFEGVTDFFGKFATQALTESGYLINRLADRFA from the coding sequence ATGCCACACAGACATAAGGAGCTACAAGGTTCCAGGCAACGTATTGATGAAATAGATGAACAGATTCTGGATTTACTGGCCGAGCGCGCTAAAATAGTTCAGGAGGTAATCAAAACTAAGGTAGAAAATCAGCTTCCGGTTTTTGTTCCGGAGCGCGAAATCGAAAAAAGTAAATCCTTCAAGGCAAAAGCCACTGAGCGAGGAATTGATCCGGACTGGGCAGAAGATTTCTTACGCTTAATAATGAGCTCATCCCGTGCAAGTCAATCCCAGGAGAAGTTTCCCATGGCCACAGAGGAGCCGAAGCACATTCTCTATATCGGAGGAGAAGGCGGGATGGGGAAACTCTACAAGAGGATTTCAGAGCAGACCGGCCATAAAGCGTATTCTATTGACAAAGGTAACTGGCATGAACTGGAAGAACTAAGCGAAAGCCTTGATCTGGTTGTTGTTACAGTTCCAATTAATGTTACCGAACAGGTTATCAAAAGACTGGAGGGAAGGCTATCTAAGAATACAATTCTTGCTGATTTCACAAGCAATAAGGTGAAGCCAATTCATGCAATGACGGAGTACCATGATGGACCTGTAGTAGGCTTGCACCCAATGCATGGCCCTGATGTTGAGAATTTATCAAAGCAGTTAATGGTTGTATGTCCGGTTAGGGAATCAGAAAAAGCCGAGTGGTTTGTTGACCAGTGCAGGTTATGGGGAATGCGTATTATTTCAGCCGAGCCACAAAACCATGATCATGTTATGCATTTGGTTCAGGGATTGAGGCATTTCGTTGCACTTCTTCATGGTTCTTTTATGGAGCATTATGATTTAAAGCCGATTGATATGCTGGACTATTCTTCGCCAATTTATAGAGCAGAGCTCATGATGACAGGCAGAATATTTGCACAAAGCGCAGAGCTGTATGCAGATATAGTTTTTTCGAACGAAGAAAGGAGAGAATTGCTTTTAAATTTCTTTGAACACCATAAAAAACTCGCGGAGCTCGTTAAGAATAATGATCGTAATGGCTTTATTAAAGAATTTGAGGGTGTTACCGATTTCTTTGGTAAATTCGCTACCCAGGCTCTTACTGAATCCGGCTATCTGATTAACAGATTGGCTGATCGCTTCGCCTGA
- the uvrB gene encoding excinuclease ABC subunit UvrB: protein MSEFKLHSPFDPAGDQPTAIKELTEGVQAGDQFQTLLGITGSGKTRTIANVLENVQKPTLVMSHNKTLAAQLFRELSDFFPDNRVEFFISYYDYYQPEAYISSQDKYIEKDLSINDEIQRLRLRATSSLLSGRRDVVIVSSVSCIYGIGSPSEYAKLIVQLKTGMEIPRNKLLYDMVDLHYTRNDHDFRRGVFRVRGDVIDVYPAYSDEGLRITMWGDEIETLQLFDTDSGNVIEQVQEFTIYPASHYVTSKSRLEESIQQIRDELTWRTQVLIDEEKFLEAKRLEQRTLFDLEMIQEIGYCSGIENYSRYLSARKPGERPFCLIDYFPDDFMIVVDESHQTIPQISAMYGGDRSRKVQLVEHGFRLPSALDNRPLTFDEWETLVNQAIFVSATPGDYELEKSGGVYTEQIIRPTGLMEPEVEVRPLSNQVDDLLEEIRIRIAKKERVLVITLTKRLSEELSEYLKNLGISAAYMHSELDALERIEVIYKYRRGDFDVLVGINLLREGIDIPELSLVAIMDADKEGFLRSETSLFQIVGRAARNVEGKAILYADKITDSMRKVLDETNRRQEIQEDYNRQNGITPQTVQKELKPLVDPSLISNQKFDYQKEAEKQAEQDYLESIKVAEDGIQYKASPAMNEVTFESKDKLIEHLRETMLQAARNMEFEEAARIRDQIDKLEKEL from the coding sequence ATGTCAGAATTTAAGCTTCACTCCCCTTTTGATCCTGCCGGAGACCAACCAACTGCCATCAAGGAATTAACCGAGGGAGTGCAAGCCGGGGACCAGTTTCAAACCTTACTAGGAATTACCGGATCTGGTAAGACCAGAACAATCGCTAACGTACTAGAAAATGTTCAGAAGCCAACATTGGTGATGAGTCACAACAAAACCTTGGCCGCTCAGCTATTTCGAGAATTAAGTGATTTCTTCCCAGATAACCGGGTTGAGTTCTTTATCTCCTACTATGATTACTATCAGCCCGAGGCTTATATCTCATCCCAGGATAAATACATTGAAAAAGACCTTTCCATAAATGATGAGATTCAACGTCTTCGATTGCGAGCTACCAGCTCGCTTCTTTCTGGTCGTCGTGATGTGGTTATTGTTTCTTCCGTGAGTTGTATCTACGGGATTGGATCGCCTTCTGAGTATGCAAAGCTAATCGTACAGTTAAAGACGGGTATGGAGATTCCCCGGAATAAGCTGCTCTATGATATGGTGGACCTTCACTATACTCGTAATGATCATGATTTTAGACGAGGCGTCTTTAGGGTTCGTGGAGATGTGATAGATGTATATCCGGCCTACTCAGATGAGGGCCTTCGCATTACAATGTGGGGGGATGAAATTGAAACACTCCAGCTCTTTGATACAGATTCGGGAAATGTAATAGAGCAAGTTCAGGAGTTTACGATCTACCCTGCCTCCCATTATGTGACTTCAAAATCTCGCCTGGAGGAATCCATTCAGCAAATCCGGGACGAGCTAACATGGAGAACCCAGGTTCTGATAGATGAGGAGAAATTTTTGGAAGCCAAACGACTTGAGCAACGTACATTGTTTGATCTGGAGATGATCCAGGAGATTGGCTATTGCTCCGGAATTGAAAACTATTCGAGATATCTAAGTGCCCGAAAACCCGGGGAGCGGCCCTTCTGCCTGATCGATTATTTCCCGGATGATTTCATGATTGTTGTGGATGAAAGTCATCAAACCATTCCGCAAATATCCGCTATGTATGGGGGAGACAGGTCTCGAAAAGTACAACTGGTAGAGCATGGGTTTAGATTGCCATCGGCTTTGGATAACCGCCCGCTCACTTTTGATGAATGGGAAACTCTGGTTAACCAGGCTATTTTTGTTAGTGCAACTCCCGGAGATTATGAACTTGAGAAAAGTGGTGGAGTCTACACCGAACAGATTATTCGGCCAACCGGACTCATGGAGCCCGAAGTGGAAGTCCGTCCTCTTTCTAACCAGGTGGATGACTTGCTTGAGGAAATCCGGATTCGAATTGCCAAAAAAGAGCGGGTTCTGGTAATTACACTCACCAAGCGTTTAAGTGAAGAACTAAGTGAGTATCTCAAGAACCTGGGGATTTCAGCTGCCTATATGCACAGTGAATTAGATGCCCTGGAGCGGATTGAAGTAATCTATAAGTATCGACGTGGCGATTTCGACGTATTGGTGGGTATTAACTTACTTCGCGAAGGGATTGATATCCCTGAATTGAGCCTAGTGGCCATTATGGACGCAGATAAAGAGGGCTTCCTGCGATCTGAAACCTCCCTTTTCCAGATTGTGGGGAGGGCAGCACGAAACGTGGAAGGAAAAGCTATTCTCTATGCCGATAAAATCACTGATAGTATGAGAAAAGTGCTGGACGAAACTAACCGGCGCCAGGAGATTCAGGAAGACTACAATCGTCAAAATGGGATTACTCCACAAACCGTACAAAAGGAATTAAAACCATTAGTTGATCCTTCGCTGATCTCTAACCAGAAATTCGATTATCAGAAAGAAGCTGAAAAACAGGCCGAACAGGATTACCTGGAATCCATTAAAGTGGCTGAAGATGGCATTCAATACAAGGCCAGTCCAGCTATGAACGAAGTTACCTTCGAAAGCAAGGATAAACTGATAGAACATCTTAGAGAAACCATGCTCCAGGCCGCAAGAAATATGGAATTTGAAGAGGCTGCCAGGATCAGAGACCAGATTGATAAACTAGAGAAGGAATTATAG
- a CDS encoding DUF72 domain-containing protein, producing the protein MYSFIQVKKSIILNTGLRPYYLGCTGWSLPEWVGSFYKERAKPAEYLSQYASVFNTVEGNTTFYSVPAKENIRQWMDRTPEGFKFCFKFPRLVTHIKQLRAVEQEVAQFLSLFEDYRDKLGPFMIQFSDAFSYSELPRLERLLSFLPKIYNYAIEVRHPDFFDQGKQEQTLNALLESYGAERVIFDTRKLHSTNSSILSIQEAKRKKPKVPVRFTALSPRPFIRFVGVNDILNNEAYLKEWAIIVADWIREGKHPYIFIHAPDVVSQPKLCTHFHKLLTQLIDIPPLPEWPIHREQQLGLF; encoded by the coding sequence ATTTATTCTTTTATTCAGGTAAAGAAAAGTATCATTTTGAATACTGGATTGAGGCCATATTATCTAGGATGTACAGGCTGGAGTCTACCAGAATGGGTTGGCTCTTTCTATAAAGAGAGGGCAAAACCAGCGGAATATCTAAGCCAATACGCATCAGTTTTTAATACCGTTGAAGGCAACACAACTTTTTATAGTGTACCAGCAAAGGAAAATATCCGGCAGTGGATGGACCGAACTCCTGAGGGCTTCAAGTTCTGTTTCAAATTTCCAAGGCTCGTAACTCACATTAAGCAACTTCGAGCAGTTGAACAGGAGGTTGCCCAGTTTCTTTCCTTGTTCGAAGATTACAGAGATAAACTTGGCCCATTCATGATTCAGTTTTCAGATGCATTTTCATATTCAGAGTTACCCAGGCTTGAAAGGTTATTATCCTTTCTTCCTAAGATTTATAATTACGCTATTGAAGTAAGGCATCCAGACTTTTTTGATCAGGGCAAGCAAGAACAAACACTCAATGCTCTATTAGAAAGCTATGGTGCAGAAAGGGTTATTTTTGATACCAGAAAATTGCATAGTACTAATTCCAGTATCCTTTCCATTCAGGAGGCAAAAAGGAAGAAGCCTAAAGTACCTGTTCGATTCACCGCACTAAGTCCAAGGCCATTTATTCGCTTTGTAGGAGTGAATGACATACTTAATAACGAAGCCTATTTAAAAGAATGGGCTATAATTGTAGCTGACTGGATCAGGGAGGGTAAACACCCATACATTTTTATTCATGCTCCGGACGTTGTTTCACAGCCGAAACTATGTACTCATTTCCATAAGCTTCTAACGCAGCTGATAGATATTCCCCCTTTGCCTGAATGGCCGATACATCGCGAGCAGCAGCTAGGATTATTCTAA
- a CDS encoding T9SS C-terminal target domain-containing protein, whose translation MKRRIFAALFVVIVSIDVHAQTPIAFNTITVDGELPDEKSKASTPVTFISINEEIFSEENLKVGTQLQVNTHTQQSVVTINRVSEYMPGLISVSATSENDPGNVFSFTYKEGRLIGLLHESLGDNTHFDYSSKQKSNYFTKAEPEAYVCTVDHDEFGNHYNGQETLEKKNKAQSDVVNFVAGTTGSSTTIDVMIVYTANAEVAAFLESEGIEFVIAQSMNLSQTALDNSGIPITLRLVHTYKTEENVTQSSGDQLRLLTASPTFNPFGIQDGILDEVHTLRDQYGADLVTLYADVSDTGGIAWVGTNRNGSPDFGFSLNRVRQAHNSYTVVHELGHNMGNFHSRTQAVQTAPVTGGVFQESVGYQDLVDSVATVMAYTTGGLTRIPYFSSSTRSVGTTPLGINSTVLITDASLSLKRIKNAIASYRKTTIDAPTSSVSTNSIEVNLSPEETANISVTIENTGASLLEYDVDFEMGRNILSKQALSTSSNVPSAANTRLFGTGFESGVGFFLSSFEAISSWRTFGGTDITISNEFASQADQHLRLLSTGTGGSKTIFGPFLGSLPFASYRTTFDIKVSSSEQTNNETFDIIFLDGKDQESSSGIRIIGGEIYVLGKNELGQDLYQSSGIMASSDNYNEIEIDVNTFENEINYYIDSVLVAEIPISNFGITPAEIIIASTNLNNGTFLDFDNFKVFRYENPYPWLTVNTNTNTVTEGNSKDIVFTFSSVGVENGTYTTTALINTNEGGVPVYEIPITLNISGVVSNESDPERAEEFQLLQNYPNPFNPSTTISFSLPQSGDVSLKVYNAIGMEMGTLVDEFYSAGQHRVQFDASSLASGIYIYSLEFGGVKQTRKMLLLK comes from the coding sequence ATGAAGAGAAGAATATTTGCAGCACTTTTTGTTGTCATTGTAAGTATCGATGTGCATGCACAAACTCCCATTGCTTTTAATACTATTACAGTTGATGGTGAGCTTCCTGATGAAAAGAGCAAGGCCAGCACCCCGGTAACATTTATTAGCATTAATGAAGAGATTTTCTCAGAAGAAAACCTAAAAGTAGGAACCCAGCTTCAGGTTAACACTCATACCCAACAAAGTGTAGTTACCATTAACAGGGTTAGCGAATATATGCCTGGCTTAATTTCAGTCAGCGCTACTTCTGAAAACGATCCCGGAAATGTATTTAGCTTTACCTATAAAGAGGGAAGGCTTATTGGTCTTTTGCATGAATCTCTTGGAGACAATACACATTTCGATTATTCAAGTAAGCAGAAATCCAATTATTTCACTAAGGCAGAACCCGAAGCTTATGTATGTACTGTTGATCATGATGAATTCGGGAACCATTATAATGGACAGGAAACACTCGAAAAAAAGAATAAGGCCCAATCTGATGTAGTGAATTTTGTGGCCGGGACTACGGGGTCTTCTACTACCATTGACGTTATGATTGTCTATACCGCAAATGCAGAAGTTGCTGCATTTCTGGAATCAGAAGGAATTGAATTTGTAATCGCACAATCAATGAATTTGTCACAGACAGCTCTAGATAACAGCGGTATTCCTATTACGCTAAGATTAGTTCACACCTATAAAACAGAGGAAAATGTTACCCAGTCTTCCGGGGATCAATTACGGTTATTAACGGCTTCCCCGACATTCAATCCTTTTGGAATTCAGGATGGTATACTTGATGAGGTACATACATTAAGAGATCAGTATGGGGCCGACCTTGTTACCCTATATGCTGACGTAAGTGATACTGGAGGAATTGCATGGGTTGGCACCAACAGGAATGGGTCACCTGATTTCGGCTTTTCTTTAAATCGAGTGAGGCAAGCGCACAATTCTTATACAGTGGTTCATGAGCTTGGGCATAACATGGGGAACTTTCATTCAAGAACCCAAGCAGTTCAAACAGCACCTGTTACAGGGGGCGTTTTTCAGGAGTCGGTTGGTTATCAAGATTTGGTTGATAGTGTTGCTACAGTTATGGCTTATACAACAGGAGGATTAACAAGAATCCCTTATTTCTCAAGCTCTACGCGCTCAGTAGGAACCACCCCCCTAGGGATAAATAGTACGGTACTCATAACAGATGCCTCATTAAGTTTAAAGAGGATAAAAAATGCGATAGCCTCCTATCGAAAAACTACAATTGATGCCCCTACAAGCTCGGTCTCAACAAATAGCATTGAGGTTAATTTATCTCCGGAGGAAACAGCAAATATTTCGGTAACGATTGAAAATACAGGAGCTTCTTTGTTGGAATATGATGTGGATTTTGAAATGGGAAGAAACATTCTTTCAAAGCAGGCATTAAGTACATCATCAAACGTTCCTTCTGCGGCTAATACCCGACTTTTTGGGACAGGCTTTGAAAGCGGGGTAGGCTTTTTCTTATCCAGCTTTGAAGCAATTAGTTCCTGGAGAACGTTTGGAGGAACAGATATTACAATATCTAATGAGTTTGCATCTCAAGCAGATCAGCATTTACGACTTTTAAGCACAGGAACTGGAGGGTCAAAAACTATTTTTGGTCCATTTTTAGGCTCACTTCCATTCGCATCTTATAGAACTACGTTCGATATAAAAGTATCGTCATCGGAACAAACTAATAATGAGACATTTGATATTATCTTTTTGGATGGGAAAGATCAGGAGTCAAGTAGTGGGATTCGAATAATAGGAGGGGAAATTTATGTTCTCGGAAAGAATGAGCTTGGGCAGGATTTATACCAGTCTTCAGGAATTATGGCATCCAGTGATAACTATAATGAAATTGAAATTGATGTTAATACTTTTGAGAATGAGATCAATTATTACATCGATTCGGTACTTGTAGCTGAGATTCCAATTTCGAATTTCGGAATCACCCCAGCTGAGATAATTATTGCAAGTACAAATTTAAACAACGGGACCTTTCTCGATTTTGATAATTTTAAGGTCTTTAGATATGAAAACCCGTATCCCTGGTTAACGGTCAATACCAATACCAATACCGTAACTGAAGGGAATAGTAAAGACATAGTATTTACATTCAGTTCGGTAGGAGTAGAAAACGGTACTTATACAACTACTGCACTTATAAATACAAATGAGGGCGGGGTTCCTGTTTACGAAATACCAATCACATTAAATATCTCAGGAGTTGTATCCAACGAATCTGATCCTGAGAGAGCTGAAGAATTCCAGTTGCTACAGAACTACCCAAATCCATTTAATCCATCAACAACAATTAGCTTCTCTTTACCTCAATCAGGAGATGTTTCATTGAAGGTTTATAATGCAATAGGTATGGAGATGGGAACACTGGTTGACGAATTTTATTCTGCAGGGCAGCATCGGGTTCAATTTGATGCAAGTTCGCTTGCCAGCGGCATCTATATTTACTCACTTGAGTTTGGCGGTGTTAAACAAACCCGCAAAATGCTTCTTCTCAAATAG
- a CDS encoding DUF1643 domain-containing protein translates to MFPDKEWIYDHDEPKARYSLGQEGSNPFVCFGVNPSTAVPGNLDPTVASVARFATNHSYDGWLMFNLYPQRATNPNNMHRKFQSSIHLKNLDAIERLLNEVKGSIDVWCAWGTLIEKRPYLLRCLTEIYEVLSASNCRYLSRGSISKAGHPHHPLYLKKTAPLEVFDLNRYLSERP, encoded by the coding sequence ATGTTTCCCGATAAGGAATGGATTTATGATCATGACGAACCTAAAGCCCGATATTCTTTAGGTCAGGAAGGTTCAAACCCATTCGTATGCTTCGGGGTAAATCCCAGCACAGCGGTTCCAGGTAACCTGGATCCTACCGTCGCATCAGTAGCTCGTTTTGCCACCAATCATAGTTATGATGGATGGTTGATGTTTAACCTTTATCCACAGCGAGCTACAAATCCCAACAATATGCACCGTAAATTTCAGTCTTCTATTCACTTAAAAAACCTTGACGCAATTGAACGGTTACTGAACGAAGTCAAAGGAAGTATTGATGTATGGTGCGCCTGGGGAACGTTGATCGAAAAAAGACCTTACTTGTTAAGATGTCTCACTGAAATTTATGAAGTGCTCTCTGCTTCAAATTGCAGGTATCTTAGCCGGGGAAGTATTTCAAAAGCAGGGCATCCGCATCATCCTCTGTATCTCAAAAAAACCGCTCCTCTTGAAGTGTTTGATCTTAATAGATATTTGAGTGAAAGGCCTTAA